The nucleotide sequence gggagtagaaggagttcgcggttcagcttccagccccgggggcagcggaggtggggcaggtacagctgttgttacttccggctccaggcccacctggtgggaggaattaaatggcggatcagagcaggggtgcacagcctgctgaagatctaagcccagtttgggttgggggttcttggggaaggagcagtgcgggtctgacagagctggcacctcccccccaaatgtggaacttagaactcgttagtctacaagcagtcataccccactgaaaaactcaagggtcaagttagttggttgggaatatggccaggcagcgaaaacgcgcccagattcagtctcagactttggattctttctttggtgacaaagaagaccaaaacatacagcctaaagaagacaacaaagtcatagagcctacaacaaaagcctccaagaaaaacatgaactggccccaggccatagaagaactcaaaaaggatttggaaaagcaagttagagaagtagaggaaaaattgggaagagaaatgagaaggatgagagaaaaccatgaaaaacaagtcaatgacttgctaaaggagacccaaaaaaatactgaaaaatacactgaagaaaacaacaccttaaaaaacagactaactcaaatggcgaaagagctccaaaaagccaatgaggagaagaacgccttgaaaggcagaattagccaaatggaaaaggaggtccaaaagaccactgaagaaaatactactttaaaaattagattggagcaagtggaagctagtgactttatgaggaatcaggatattataaaacagaaccaaaggaatgaaaaaatggaagacaaagtgaaatatctccttggaaaaaccactgacctggagaatagatccaggagagataatttaaaaattattggactacctgaaagccatgatcaaaaaaagagcctagataccatctttcaagaaattatcaaggagaactgccctgatattctagagccacagggaaaaatagaaattgaaagaatccatcaatcgcctcctcaaatatatcccaaaaagaaatctcctaggaatattgttgccaaattccagagctcccagatcaaggagaaaatactgcaagcagccagaaagaaacaatttgagtattgtggaaacccaatcagaataacccaagacctggcagcttctacattaagagatcgaagggcttggaatgcgatattccgaaggtcaatggagctaggattaaaacctagaatcacctacccagcaaaactgagtatcatgttccaaggcaaaatatggattttcaataaaatagaggactttcaagctttctcaatgaaaagaccagaactgaatagaaaatttgactttcaaacagaagaatcaagagaagcatgaagaggtaatcaAGAAAGGGAAGGCGTGCTCTCCCGTCTCCCCCGCGCCCCCGcccccttctcctcccagttGACGGAGGAGCCAGAGACCCAACGCCCAGCGCGGCCGGCCCCGAGGAGCCGCCGCGGCCAGCCAGCCAGCCGAGGAAGAGGAGGACGGAGTGGGGGGAAGCCGCGGAGGGGAACGCGGTATTGCATTCTTCATGCGCGTCTGAAGTCTCGCCCAGCCAGACTGCTTCCTTGCTTTGCCTTGTGCTAATAAGATTTGGGGCACCTGTTAACACCGTAGGAGCGGAGAAGTTGGCTCTTGTTCACGGATGAGGAATTATTCTCTGATAGACTTTTCTTAAGAGAGGCATCTTTACAATGGCTTCAGCTGTAATCAGTTCTGTTCCCACTACTGCATCTCGTTTCGCTCTCTTGCAAGTAGATAGTGGCAGTGGTTCTGATTCTGAGCCTGGGAAGGGCAGAGGTCGAAATCCTGGAAAGTCCCAAACTTTGGGGAGCAAACCAACCAcgaatgaaaagaagaaagaaaaaagaagaaagaagaaggaacagCAGCAGAGTGAAGCAAATGAGCTGAGGAATATTGCTTTTAAGAAGATTCCCCAGAAATCCTCCCAGGTAGTTTGTAGCTCTCCACAGGAGCTTTCATTGCCAAACCCAGTACAGAAAGACTTACAAGAAGAGAATTGGCAAGagtggagacagagagatgaacaGGAATATGAGAACGTCGAGAATGCTTCCCCTCAATCCAAAGGtgtgaataaaaaagaaaaaagaaagaatcatcAGGGGAGGGACAAACCGCTCACAGTGTCGCTGAAAGACTTCCAGTCGGAAGCAAACATAGATCACCTTAGTAAAAAAACTGAGGAGGTATACTTGAAAGATGGAAGAACAGAAAGACTAAAGTTGGAACTCGAAAGAAAAGATGCTGAAATTCAGAAGTTGAAAAATAACATCACTCAGTGGGAGGCAAAATATAAAGAAGTAAAAGCAAGGAATGCTCAGTTATTGAAAATGTTGCAAGAAGGTGAAATGAAAGACAAAGCAGAAATACTTCTTCAAGTTGATGAATCACAAAGTATCAAAAATGAGCTAACCTTACAGGTGACTTCACTTCATGCTGCATTAGAGCAAGAAAGATCAAAAGTGAAGGCATTACAAGCAGAATTAACAAAATATCAGGGtggcagaaaagggaaaagaaactcCGAGTCTGACCAGTGTAGGTGATCTCATTAGCCatgaagatacacacacacacagacacacacacacacacacacacacacatacatatacacatacacacacacacacacacacacaaacttttcAGGGTtttgaaaaaatgtatatatttaatgcTGTACAACTGCTGACCTATGCAGTTTTtgttggggaaaaaaactaaaatgacTAATTGATTAACCATCcaaaaactatttcatttttctgttggTTTAAAGTGAAAAGTAGGAAAGTAGAATTCCAGAAAAACTCAGTGAGTCATCACTGTTTGCTGTCCATGCTCATCACTTTAGTTTTTCATCAGTCAATAAAATTtactcttccaaaaaaaaaaaaaaaaaaaaaaaagggaaattgcaagggacttactaaagttgaactattttgtttacattcctacatggaaagatgatgtgtatgattcatgagacctcagtattaggatagttgaagggaatatgcatatatatatgtatatgtttatgtatatatataagagaatgtgtatgtatgtatatatctatatgtatatgtatgtatgtgtatgtatgtgtatatatatatgtctgtttatatgtgtatatatgtggatatatatatgtatacatatgtatatgtatatatatatatatatatatatgtaaaagagagagagcagacacagggtgagttgaagatgaagggaaaatatctaaaagaaataaaatgaaattaagggatgagagagcaacatactgagagagggagatagagagagatagaatggggtggattatctcacgtaaaggtggcaagaggaagcagttctgtgggaggaagggagagggcaggtgaggggggaatgagtgaaccttgctctcatcagatttggcctgagggggaatatcatacatactcagttgggtatcttaccccacaggaaagaagagggaggaagataaaaatatatatataaataaataaaaggggggggatgatggaggggagggcagatgggggtggaggtaatcaaaataaacactttggaaatgggacagggtcaagggagaaaattcaataaagtgggatgggttgaaaaggagcaaaatgtagttagcctttcacaacatgagtattgtggaagggttatacataatggtacatgtatggcctaggttgaattgctcgacttcttagggagggtgggtaggaagggaagaggggagagaatttggaactccaagttttaaaatcagatgttcaaaaaaaaaagtttttacatgcaactaaaaaataagatacacaggcaatggggcatagaaatttatcttgccctacaagaaaggaagggaaaaggggatgagaggggaggggggtggtagaggggagggctgactggggaacagggcaaccagaatataagccatcttggagtggggggggagggtggaaatggggagaaaatttgtaattcaaactgttgtgaaaatcaatgctgaaaaccaaatatgttaaataaataaatttaaattgaaaaaaaaaaagaaaaggtcataagtagaaaaggaagaataagaagaTGAGAAGAACAGAATGTGGATATAGGTGTGTTTGGGGTGACTAGGAAGCATAGAAGATTAGAGAAGGCAGGAAACAGTggtaaaaaacaaagatgattAGCAAGAGAAGATAATTATCAAAACTGTGAAACAATGATTGGTGACTAGCTGGAAGTAGAATCAAAAGGGCAAAGTCAGGGTTAGAGAGCTGGGGGAGAGGGCTGGAGTTGTACCAGTGGTCTTTCCTTACTTAGCAAGTCAAGGTTCCTAAAATTCTTCAGTGCCACATTCCGACATGTATTCTCTTGAGCTGAGTCAAAACATTGCCACTCTTCTGAAACAAGGAACTTCACTTCTTCCTCAGTCTTCACTGATGTCTGAATTATGaaaagatcaatcaatcaataagcatttactaagtgcctatttTGTATTAAACACTGTTCtaagcaatgaggatacaaaagcaaaaatgaaaaagtccttgccttcaaggaccttacactggatggggaaaataacatgtaCAGAGCTAAGTATATTTAATACATATAGAAAGGAAATACGAAGTAATTTCaccaggggtgggggaaagggaagccCTAGcttaaaagggaaggggaagatcaggaaacatcttttttttgttgttttggttttttggggcagggcaattggggttaagtgacttgcccaaggtcacacagctagtacatatgtcaaatgtctgaggccggatttgaagtcaggtcctcctgactccagggctggtgctctactcactgcaccacctagctgccccacaggaAATGTCTTTTACAGCAgtttcaaaggaaaaggaaactagggattctagaAGGCAGAATCGAGGAGTCAAGGAATtttaggaaagggagaggaaaggagcagTAGCTTGTACAAAGGCACCTACACAACCATCAGAATAAGGAGATACCTTGCTAATCCTtgcaaatgaaattaataaacaagtatttataaaaccTTGTCCAGTGTTTTCCAAACATAGGACAGTGGATTGGTCTAACAAAAATGGCACAAgcaattatttttgcttttctttgtgtccccacaactgtgtgtggcacatagcaagctcttaataaatgtttgctgactgattggTAACTTTCAAATATGTCAATAAGGAAAACCTAAAATTAATCTAATGGACATTCATCCTTTTAGTTAAAGTCTTTTGCCATAATCAAAATGTAAAAATTCTCAAGTGGAGTAACACATTAAGCCACAATCAGTGATTGTATTGTTAATGAATTTATCAGATCCTTTCTTCTACAGAAGGTACATGACCACTTAATCTCTTGCTACAGGGACAATCCTACCACTCAACTAAGACTAGAACAGGTTCATTAGGAGGAACAGAAAGGTAGCAGGATCAGAGGGACAATGTAGCTATGGTTGGGATGACAAGAAGGGTTAGAGAAAGCAGGAAACAGTAATAGCAAACAAGTATAATAAGCAAGAGATGAAGATTATCAAAGACATGGGGATAATGATTAGTGGCTAAGAGAAACAAACCTTTCAGTGGGAAGTAGAATCAAAAGGGCAGAGTCAGCATTTGGGGTGGTAGTGGGGTGAGCAAGGAGTTgtagtttttgcataaacaaaaccaacaagGAGGGAAACAGGTAACTagaggaaaaaatctttgcagcaagtttctctgatataaGCAAGTATACATACAAGCAAatcttcaaatttataagaatatgaatcattccctacttgataaatggtcaaagatgatgaacaggcagttttcatgggaaaaatgctctaaattactaataattagagaaacgcAACTTAAAACAATGTGAGGTACAActtcacaccaatcagattggctaacatgacagaaaaggaaaatgacaaatgctagagaggatgttgAAAAACAGGTTCGTAATGCACTTCTGGAGGAGTTGTGAATGGTACAATTATTCTAGAGAATAAAtaggaactattcccaaagggcactaaaactgtacataccctttgttgttcatcctttgttctcaaagaggaccaatgacatcacaagggtgatgtcttgacttgtgagtaaACTGGGTTTCAGTGAGACAGAgcttcacaaagtcatcagcctgactctctcctccagggtcatcaaagtccagtggctaGACAAGagtcaagataactggtgatggcccaggatgacctggttatttttttttaattaaggtctttcccacatctcagtttgcctgaggcaatgcccattccaTGTCTATGGGTTAGataagaactgagacaaaagatggcctggtTTACCAAAAacatcaatctgggaggggaagacccaaTGCCATTTGCACTCACTCtcagccatcaaaacccaaacaatgagcaacaAAGGCTTGGGCTGTAACCTATTATTGGCCATTGTGAAAGCCAGAATGATTAGGATTTAAAGGCACAGTCAAGTTGCTCCATTTGAATCACAAAGGGTTTTTAAAAAGACTGTTTTTCCAGAGctatacttcaagaaatcataaatgaaaactgcataGGACAAAGAGTAAATTGTTCCAGCTGTTTGAGAAAACAacagtaataaaataaatataattttttaaaaatctagcttTCAAACACCAAGATAtcttacaaaatataaacaacccAAAGTTATGTTCTTTTGGGTAGAGTACCCACATAAAAGGGTATGAAACCTCAAGTGGAGAGAAGGACCACATGTgaggtgggagaaggagaaatagaagcaTTGCCCAACTTGAACTGGCAGGCTGGGTTCCCAGAGGGCAACTGCTACTACTCCTAAGATTATTGTTCATCCGTCTTTCtcagaggaccaatggcatcacaaggATGATATTTTCACTTGggaatgaattgggtttaagtgagacaGAACCGGACAAAATCATCAGAATCACTCTTTCCCCCACATCCAGATAGTAAAGAAACTTTTACTGCAAGCATTGGTTGgttcaatcatttaaaaaatttagttcaattaatgttaaaatttggCTAAATATTCTCGTATTTTGAAGAAAACATAAGAAGGTGGATACACTGATCAATAAAATTTTAGTGTGGATAAAGCAAgcttattctggaaaacaatgcaTTCTAGAactaacattcctttttaaaaagaaacaacctGGATTGAAAGTATCTAAGGATGATTTGACACTTTTATTGGGAGGCAATGCAGAATGGGAATTTAATTCAAAACCGATGCTTGCTCCAAAATCCTTGTGGTCTAAGAGGCTACAGCCATTAATTACTTCAAAttctttcaaaatcaaataagaaagcaaGGGCAACTAAGTAGTTTtttcaaagatttgttttcaAGTTATTTAGCCCAGCTATTGAAAAATATTCTAAGGACGTTACTACAGCATCGAAGGCATTATTAATTTTAGATAATGCCCCAAGTCATCCAACTGTCCTTTATTCATTGTGTGAGAATGTGGGCATGCAAATTTGCTGAAAGATAAAGCTCTCTGCGTCTACCAGTATATGtatgaagatttaaagaaaaaggcAGTTCAGTCTATCCTTGCTAAAatactttaaatgaaaaaaatatgaaatttttgtcatattatcAATGTAGGTTTATCTTTGGTTGTGacattcattaatttttaaatttaaaaaattatgttttctGCAACTGTTATTACTTTGTAATAAGCCTGAatcagaaatacatttttttctgattctctgcATGCGATGTTACATtattgaacaaataaaaaaacttatttaaaatatttttcactgCATTTCTATTGGGCTAGGACCAATTACCATGTCTTACATACAATAAAAtgtcaaatagtacaaatttaaaGATTCCAACTTAATAGGATTCATTACttgcactaatcaggacctaactgtacttttttcatttgattctcacaacaattgtgggaggtaggtaccattattatccccattatacagatggggaaactgaggcagacaaaagttaagtgacttgccagggtcacactgctattaagtgcctgaagacaaatttgaactcaggtcttcctgactctgagtctgccactctaaccactgtaccacttacCTGCCTCAAACAAAATCTGATATTTATGTCATAGTCTGACTCAAATTAGGGTGCCCAGAGTATCAGAGGTAACCTTGAGGGGCTAAGGTATTTTCTAGTACTATTGTTCATAAATCTGTCTGGATTGTCTCTTACTGATAATCAAATAGTCTGCCAGAGTTAATTAGCTTTTTAAAGGAAGGTATTTACTTAGCAAAGTTTAACGAGGACAACCGCTACAGAAACATTCACCCAAAATGGTGGTCCACTCTCCCTTTGCACATATATCCCTACAGAGAGTAGATTCAAATTTGGAGAGATCACGTGGTCAAAGGATAAAATCCTATCTTTGGATTactgaaatttttttctcccttcagatTTCCTGTGCAAATTCCCTGTATAGCTAGGTTCTGAGGAGGGTCAGAGGCCTTTGTAGAATTCAGAAGCTGCCACTTCTCAGTGTGTCTAGTTTAACTTTAATGTGTTTCTTAGTGCCTTCATGGAAATGTTGCCATTAGATATTGCTGCTGAGGCCAAATGATACTCAGGATCTTCCAAACATCACAAGGTTGATACTAGGTCACAGGGAAGGAaatagatgggggaaggggataggcAGGAGTATAACACTCCCTCCCAATCCACCCCTTGCTCCCTTCTTGTATAGAAGTCCATCACCTCAAGACTGGAAGCTCCTGAATTAGTTACTAGCACTTCCTTTCTTATATACATAGACCCTGAGGTATGTCTAAGTTTTTCAATCAATCTAAATATCTTTCCTTTATAGCATCATCTGATTTCATCCAATGACTGAAGCATTGGCTACTCCCAAAATTCTGCTCACATCTtggattcattgattgattcagtGGAAGTGTCCAGGACTTGTTCACACTAAGTTTAGACTTTTGACCTATGCAGTACCTGAAAGAGTTTTCACTTGATAAAGACACTAGGATGAAAGGCATCTCGTTAGTTACATTAATTGGGGGTGTGCAATACCCTCTTTCagtaaagtttgcaaaatgcttcatacACTTAATCTTAATggagcctcacaacaagcctgcaGATAGATTCTAAAGGCATTTTTATCTcagttttacagagaaggaaaatgaagctgagaaCTTAAATGTCATGCCTAGcctcacagagctagtaagtggcaagaTTTGATATTAGGTATTCCTGACTGCAAGCTTCCAGTCTCAGGAATGCCTGAGGTGACAGACACTTGCTTCTAtaccagaaagaaacaaggggAGGATGGCAAGGGAGTTTTATATTCCCATTTCTCCAGTACCTCCATCTATTCCCCACCCCATGACCTAGTAAATCCATATTCATTTAAACAATACAAGGTACTATATTCTAAGAATCAAACAAGTCCAAAGGAAGAAGTATTCATTGACTGATGATATAATCagtgaaggcttcatggaggaaataCTTGAACTGGGCCTTGACCTAAGAGTATAATCAAGTacacaacagcaagagatagaaagagaaattccacttaaagttactgtagacataaaatatttgggaatctaacCGCTAAAACAAACCCAAGGactataggaacacaattacaaaacactttccacacaaataaagtcagatctaaacaatcagaaaaacatcaattgctcatgggtaggccgagctaatataataaaaattataattctaactaaattaatttacttactcagtgccatatcaatcaaactaccaataaattattttatagacctagaaaaaataacatcaaagttcatctggaagaacaaaaggtccagaataacaagggaattagtgaaaagaaatgctagggaaggtggcctagctataccagatcttaaactgtactataaagcagcagtcttcAAAACCACTTGGTAATGGCTATGAAATAGAGGGGtacatcagtggaatagattaggtacacaagacacagtagtcagtgattataacaatctactgtttgataaacccaaagaccccagcttctgggataagaactcactgtttgacaaaaaactgtggggaaaactagaaaatggtatggcagaaactgggcatagacattGGTCTAACACCACATACCAGAACACAGTACAAATAGGTGCATGATCCATGTATAAAGGCAGacactataaacaaattaggggagcaaggaatagtttatctgtcagatttatggagaatggaggaatttatgaccaaacaaacatagagaatattatgaaatccaaaatggataattttgattacatt is from Trichosurus vulpecula isolate mTriVul1 chromosome 7, mTriVul1.pri, whole genome shotgun sequence and encodes:
- the LOC118858683 gene encoding G kinase-anchoring protein 1-like; the protein is MASAVISSVPTTASRFALLQVDSGSGSDSEPGKGRGRNPGKSQTLGSKPTTNEKKKEKRRKKKEQQQSEANELRNIAFKKIPQKSSQVVCSSPQELSLPNPVQKDLQEENWQEWRQRDEQEYENVENASPQSKGVNKKEKRKNHQGRDKPLTVSLKDFQSEANIDHLSKKTEEVYLKDGRTERLKLELERKDAEIQKLKNNITQWEAKYKEVKARNAQLLKMLQEGEMKDKAEILLQVDESQSIKNELTLQVTSLHAALEQERSKVKALQAELTKYQGGRKGKRNSESDQCR